The Streptomyces sp. NBC_00102 genome segment CGAAGCGCCGCCGAACTGGACGTAGAGGTCCTCGGTGCGCTTCTTCGGGTCGATGTTCTCGTCGTAGACCTTCTTGACGGCGTCGTTGAGCTGCTGGACCTTCTTCTTGTCGAAGGTCGTGTGGATCTCGAAGCCGCCCTGGGCGAGAGCGGTCGAGTCGACCCCCGCGATGCCCCGGGAGAGGAAGTCGGTCTTGGCGAGGTCCACCAGGTAGCCGGTCTGGCCGCTGAGCTGAGCGCTCTTCTTCGGCGCGACGGGCATGGGGAACTTCGTGTACTTGGCGCGCTCCGCCGCGGGGAGGCGGCCGTCCTTGACCTCCTCGTCGAGGATCCAGCTCCAGCGCTTCGTGGCGCGGGTCAGGTTCTTCTCGGCGGTCGCCTCCACCGAGTCCACCTCGGGGGCCCCGGCCGGGTCGTAATAGCTGGCGCCCTTGAGCAGCGTGGCCAGGAAGGCGCACTCGCTCGGGTTCAGCTCGGTGGCGTCCTTGTTGTAGTACGTACGTGCCGCGGCCTGGATGCCCGAGGCACCCCGGCCGTAGTAGGAGACGTTGAGGTACCCCGCCATCACCTCGCTCTTCTTCATCTTGCTGCCCACCTTGAGCGTGATGAAGAGTTCCTTGAACTTGCGGGTGACCGTCTGCTCCTGCGTGAGCATCGAGTTCTTCACGAACTGCTGGGTGATGGTCGAACCGCCCTGGGTCTCACCGCCCTTGGCCATGTTGAACAGGGCTCGCGCGATACCCATCGGGTCGATGCCGTGGTCCGTCTCGAACGACTTGTTCTCGGCCGAGATCACCGCGTTGCGCATGGCCGCGGGGATCTGCGCGTAGCTGATCTCCTGGCGGTTCACCTCGCCACCGGTCGCGACCATCTGCGAGCCGTCGGCCCAGAAGTAGACGTTGTTCTGCGCCTTGGCCGCCGAGCTGACCTCGGGGGTCTTCACCAGCGCGTACGACACGCCGGCGACGCCCATCAGGAGGCCCAGGAAGCCCACGCAGAGGCCGGAGACCAGCTTCCACGACGGCACCCAGCGGCGGAAGCCGTACTTGCCGTAGCGCGGGTAGTCGATGATCCGCTTCTTGCCGGGCCGCCCGTCTCCCCGGCCCCGCCCGGGGCCCTCGGAACCTCCGCCGCGGCGTCGGCCACCTCCCCCGCCGCCGCCCGGGCCCCCGGAACCGGGGCCTTCGGCCCCGCGCCGACGGCCTCCCCGCTGCGCGGCGCGACGCGCTTCGGCGCGGCCACCCGGCGGGCGTTCCTCGGCGTACGCCCCGGAAGGTGACTCATCAGTCACTCTGGGTGATGGTGCTGCGCGGCGTCCTGTTGGCTGCGGCGCGGCTCGTCGGGCCGCGGCACGCCCCCCGTCTTGCGGTTGAGGCGTTTTGCGACGGTGCTCGCTCATCGAACGACTACTCCTCGGGCAGGCGAGAGCGCCTGGAAGCGGCAGTTGAGATCCGGTCCCCCCGAATGTGCGGACTGGCCCTGCGGAAGGCTCATCCGCAGTACATCCGGCAGTCCGCGATGACTGACGCCCGGCGGCGCCTCGCGGTTCCCGGTGATCTGCATCCCGGACAGACTACGCACGGTCAAAACCCGTCTAGGGCCGAACTTCACCCCAAATGACGCAAGTCGCTTGCTACGAATTGGTGATGTGACGCCGTTCACGAAGGCAGCCCTTGTCGAACCTCGCGGACCGATCTATCGTGCAGATGTATCGAGTCGATACATCAAGGCGGCATAAGTACGCCGCCCGAACATCTCGGACCACGCGACAGCAGAGGAGGCGAAGATGAGCAGGCGCTCCGGCATCCTCGAATTCGCTGTCCTCGGACTGCTCCGCGAGTCCCCGATGCACGGCTATGAGCTGCGCAAACGCCTCAACACCTCACTGGGCATCTTCCGCGCCTTCAGCTACGGCACCCTCTATCCCTGCCTCAAGACGCTTGTCGCCAGTGGCTGGTTGATCGAGGAACCGAGCACGGCTCCG includes the following:
- a CDS encoding transglycosylase domain-containing protein — protein: MSEHRRKTPQPQDGGRAAARRAAPQPTGRRAAPSPRVTDESPSGAYAEERPPGGRAEARRAAQRGGRRRGAEGPGSGGPGGGGGGGRRRGGGSEGPGRGRGDGRPGKKRIIDYPRYGKYGFRRWVPSWKLVSGLCVGFLGLLMGVAGVSYALVKTPEVSSAAKAQNNVYFWADGSQMVATGGEVNRQEISYAQIPAAMRNAVISAENKSFETDHGIDPMGIARALFNMAKGGETQGGSTITQQFVKNSMLTQEQTVTRKFKELFITLKVGSKMKKSEVMAGYLNVSYYGRGASGIQAAARTYYNKDATELNPSECAFLATLLKGASYYDPAGAPEVDSVEATAEKNLTRATKRWSWILDEEVKDGRLPAAERAKYTKFPMPVAPKKSAQLSGQTGYLVDLAKTDFLSRGIAGVDSTALAQGGFEIHTTFDKKKVQQLNDAVKKVYDENIDPKKRTEDLYVQFGGASVDTSTGAILAIYGGKDATEHYTNNATPTGAQVGSTFKPFVLAAAMEYGKRDPDLGEEQSDSERTPVSPDSIYNGKNELKIKNYKGTPWEDEKGKQWLQTNDDHISYGDVNLRYAMQESINSPFVQLGMDIGGDKVKDAAMAAGLHDDKYMANDSVPSFSIGTSSPSAINMAGAYATFATSGKQNEPFSVSEVKKGGAVIFQHEKKTKTAFDPAVADNVTDVLKNVVEKGTGTSAQLPGRAVAGKTGTTDDNMSAWFVGYTPQISTAVSMFRMDDNEKHANRGFQSMFGTAGKEKIHGASFPAQIWHDYMVGAVEGMKVEDFPKPEPIGEKVYGGGSSPSPTPSPTPSASPTPSEEPSEDPTPTTAPPTTPTPTETCKTWGWSTCVPDGTNAGAAAGTDTAGAAAGNDTDGTSAGTDPTATATDDSDDSGGIFNPGGKNGG